One Erwinia sp. SLM-02 genomic window carries:
- a CDS encoding DUF413 domain-containing protein, producing MAESFATTSRFFDNKHYPRGFSRHGDFTIKEAQLLERHGYAFNELDLAKREPTTEEERLFIEVCRGVREPQTEAERVWSKYMTRIQRPKRFHTLSGGKPQMEGVEDYSDSDD from the coding sequence ATGGCGGAAAGCTTCGCAACAACCAGTCGTTTTTTTGATAACAAACACTATCCCCGCGGGTTTTCCCGGCACGGAGATTTCACCATTAAAGAAGCCCAACTTCTTGAGCGTCATGGTTATGCTTTTAACGAGCTGGATCTGGCAAAGCGTGAGCCGACGACGGAAGAAGAGCGTCTGTTTATTGAGGTGTGCCGCGGCGTGCGCGAACCGCAAACCGAGGCAGAAAGAGTCTGGTCTAAGTACATGACCCGTATTCAACGTCCCAAGCGTTTTCATACCCTTTCAGGCGGTAAACCGCAAATGGAAGGCGTTGAAGACTATTCGGATAGTGACGATTAA
- a CDS encoding YifB family Mg chelatase-like AAA ATPase — MSLSVAYTRAAIGIQAPQVCVEVHLSSGLPALSMVGLPETAVKEARDRVRSAIINCGFSFPAKRITVNLAPADLPKEGGRFDLPIAIAILAASEQIPAEKLTQYEFLGELALTGALRGVQAVIPAALAAQEAGRQLILPMENLTEVGLIQQGDNLLARDLLEVCAFLHGGAQLEHASVQHDDLPPAEGDLQEVIGQQQAKRALEIAAAGGHNLLLIGPPGTGKTMLATRLNSLMPPLNDREALESACIASLVRSDDMRSHWRQRPFRSPHHSASLFALVGGGALPKPGEISLAHNGVLFLDELPEFERRALDALREPLESGEIGISRARAKVTYPARFQLVAAMNPSPTGYYNGPHNRSSPQQTLRYLSRLSGPFLDRFDLSLEVPLLPTGTLSAQRSDSESSSTVRQRVINARARQLKRVGKVNALMSHHEIKDYCALQSEDAEWLEQVLNQLGLSIRAWQRILKVARTIADLAEKREINREHLLEAVSYRGMDRLLIHLQKSLE; from the coding sequence ATGTCGCTATCTGTTGCTTACACTCGCGCGGCGATTGGCATTCAGGCACCGCAGGTTTGTGTTGAAGTCCATTTGAGTAGCGGGCTCCCCGCACTTTCCATGGTGGGTTTACCTGAAACGGCCGTCAAAGAGGCCAGAGACCGGGTGCGCAGCGCCATTATTAACTGTGGATTTTCATTCCCGGCGAAGCGCATTACCGTTAACCTGGCCCCGGCCGATTTACCCAAAGAAGGGGGAAGATTCGATCTTCCTATTGCGATCGCCATTCTCGCGGCCTCAGAACAAATACCTGCAGAGAAACTGACGCAATATGAGTTCCTGGGGGAACTGGCCCTGACAGGCGCTCTACGCGGCGTACAGGCGGTTATCCCGGCCGCACTGGCAGCTCAGGAAGCCGGCAGGCAGCTGATCCTCCCAATGGAGAATCTGACCGAGGTGGGTTTGATACAGCAGGGTGACAATTTACTCGCACGCGATTTACTGGAAGTCTGCGCCTTTTTACACGGCGGAGCTCAGCTGGAGCATGCATCAGTACAGCATGATGACCTGCCGCCTGCTGAAGGGGACCTGCAGGAAGTTATCGGTCAGCAGCAGGCCAAGCGCGCGCTGGAGATCGCTGCTGCCGGCGGGCACAACCTGCTGCTTATCGGCCCACCCGGTACCGGTAAGACCATGCTGGCAACGCGTCTGAACAGCCTTATGCCGCCGTTAAACGATCGAGAGGCGCTGGAGAGTGCCTGTATCGCCAGCCTCGTCAGGAGCGATGATATGCGTTCCCACTGGCGTCAGCGGCCGTTCCGCTCTCCCCATCACAGCGCGTCGCTATTTGCCCTGGTGGGCGGCGGCGCGTTGCCAAAACCCGGTGAGATATCACTGGCACATAACGGCGTGCTGTTTCTTGATGAGCTGCCGGAGTTTGAACGCCGCGCGCTGGACGCGCTGCGTGAGCCGCTGGAGTCCGGCGAGATCGGTATATCACGAGCCAGAGCGAAAGTGACCTATCCGGCCCGATTCCAGCTGGTCGCGGCGATGAACCCCAGCCCGACGGGATACTATAACGGCCCCCACAATCGCAGCTCTCCGCAGCAGACGCTGCGCTATCTGAGCCGCTTGTCCGGCCCCTTCCTTGACCGTTTTGATCTTTCACTGGAAGTCCCACTGCTGCCGACAGGAACATTAAGCGCGCAGAGGAGCGACAGTGAATCCAGTAGCACGGTGCGGCAACGCGTCATCAACGCTCGGGCTCGTCAGCTGAAGCGCGTGGGGAAAGTCAACGCTCTGATGAGTCATCACGAGATCAAAGACTACTGCGCATTACAGAGTGAAGATGCCGAATGGCTGGAGCAGGTACTCAATCAGCTGGGGTTATCGATAAGAGCCTGGCAACGTATTCTGAAGGTTGCACGAACCATTGCCGATCTGGCGGAGAAACGCGAAATTAACCGGGAACATTTACTTGAAGCGGTGAGTTATCGGGGAATGGATCGCTTGCTGATTCATCTGCAGAAAAGCCTGGAGTAG
- the hdfR gene encoding HTH-type transcriptional regulator HdfR, giving the protein MDTELLKTFLEVSRTRHFGRAAEALYLTQSAVSFRIRQLENQLGVNLFTRHRNNIRLTSAGERLLPYAESLMNTWQMAKKEVSHTQQHHELSIGASASLWEAYLTPWLQTLYEQHESLHLEARVAQRHLLVKQLHERQLDLLITTEAPKMDELTSHQIGHISLTLFRSRKSEKKEKYDYIKLEWGADFHQHENYLAGADDIPVLTTTSAHLTRQLLHTTGACAFLPDFWDAEYGELLPVQDTALVIRPLYAVWLQSSDQESHIRQLIKHPVNS; this is encoded by the coding sequence GTGGATACGGAATTACTAAAAACCTTTCTTGAAGTGAGCAGAACTCGCCACTTTGGACGTGCTGCAGAAGCACTTTATCTGACACAGTCCGCGGTCAGTTTTCGCATCCGACAGCTTGAAAATCAGCTGGGAGTGAACCTGTTTACCCGACATCGCAACAATATCAGACTAACCTCAGCAGGGGAGCGTTTACTGCCCTACGCCGAGAGCCTGATGAACACCTGGCAGATGGCTAAAAAGGAGGTATCGCACACCCAACAACATCATGAGCTGTCGATTGGGGCAAGCGCTTCGCTCTGGGAGGCATACCTGACCCCCTGGCTGCAAACGCTCTATGAACAACATGAGAGCCTGCATCTTGAGGCTCGCGTTGCTCAACGCCATCTGTTGGTTAAGCAGCTGCATGAGCGCCAGCTTGACCTGCTGATCACCACCGAAGCGCCCAAAATGGATGAGTTGACAAGCCATCAAATCGGTCATATTTCACTGACGCTCTTCCGATCGCGAAAATCAGAGAAAAAGGAGAAATATGACTACATTAAGCTGGAATGGGGTGCGGATTTTCATCAACATGAAAACTATCTGGCCGGTGCCGATGACATACCGGTGCTGACTACAACTTCAGCACACTTAACTCGTCAGCTGCTGCATACGACCGGAGCGTGCGCATTTTTGCCAGACTTCTGGGACGCGGAATATGGCGAACTTCTTCCCGTGCAGGATACGGCTCTCGTCATCAGGCCTCTTTACGCCGTCTGGTTGCAGAGTAGCGATCAGGAATCACACATTCGCCAACTCATCAAACACCCGGTCAACAGTTGA
- the ilvL gene encoding ilv operon leader peptide, whose protein sequence is MKALLRVISLVVISVVVIIITPCGATLGERKA, encoded by the coding sequence ATGAAAGCCCTTCTACGAGTCATTAGCCTAGTCGTCATTAGCGTCGTCGTGATTATTATCACGCCGTGCGGGGCTACGCTCGGAGAAAGAA